Proteins encoded by one window of Lactobacillus paragasseri:
- a CDS encoding dihydrolipoyl dehydrogenase family protein, with protein sequence MKKYDYIILGTGPAAYQFIKLLATQHKSILVIESGLFGGTCPNVGCEPKIYLDGAVQAALLSKRLEGHGIEQAAAMNWSQLMKEKKKRFTSWPDETKEIIGKTCDVISGSAHFINRQTIAVNQKYFQGNKIIIATGRRPHELSIPGAKFLHDSSDVLSLNKVPEHATFIGAGYVAMELATFLAAAGSQVTILVRGEQVLRHFYQKYSSDLVNRMMQRGIQFRFATEATRITQLSDKYVVELNQDSSLVTDYVVNASGRTPNIEKLDLSAAQIDYSSKGIDVDRHLQTNVKNIYAIGDVTSQDVPNLTTVAEFQARYLFNSLEKGLSQPIDYPAIGTGVFAFPQLAQAGVNPDSVSEDRDNFEIVEYELSQSSLYAGQREQGLLTVVYDKANYIVGVSEISTSAVNDVNYFVPIIGLRIRKNEWHRNVLPIYPALADKIEGILR encoded by the coding sequence ATGAAAAAATATGATTATATAATTTTAGGAACAGGTCCTGCAGCATATCAATTTATTAAGCTCTTAGCTACGCAACATAAATCAATTTTAGTTATTGAAAGTGGCTTATTTGGTGGAACCTGTCCCAATGTCGGTTGTGAACCAAAAATCTATTTAGATGGTGCTGTTCAAGCTGCACTTCTTAGCAAACGACTAGAAGGACATGGTATTGAACAGGCTGCAGCGATGAATTGGTCACAATTAATGAAAGAGAAAAAGAAACGATTTACTAGTTGGCCGGATGAAACGAAAGAAATCATTGGTAAGACTTGCGATGTAATTAGTGGAAGTGCGCATTTTATTAATCGACAAACAATTGCAGTAAATCAAAAATATTTCCAGGGAAATAAGATTATTATCGCAACTGGGAGAAGACCGCATGAATTATCAATTCCAGGAGCAAAGTTTTTGCATGATAGTTCAGATGTATTATCTTTAAATAAAGTCCCAGAACACGCTACTTTTATTGGAGCGGGTTATGTAGCGATGGAGTTGGCTACGTTTTTAGCTGCGGCAGGCAGTCAGGTAACCATTTTGGTTAGAGGAGAGCAAGTATTAAGACATTTTTATCAAAAGTATAGTTCTGACCTAGTTAATCGAATGATGCAGCGCGGGATTCAATTTAGGTTTGCTACTGAGGCGACTCGCATTACTCAATTAAGTGATAAATACGTTGTTGAGTTAAATCAAGATAGTTCCCTTGTAACTGATTACGTTGTGAATGCTAGTGGTCGAACGCCAAATATTGAAAAACTTGACTTATCTGCTGCACAGATTGACTATTCATCTAAGGGAATTGATGTAGATCGCCACTTACAGACAAATGTTAAGAATATTTATGCAATTGGTGATGTTACAAGTCAGGATGTACCTAACTTAACTACGGTGGCAGAATTTCAGGCACGCTATCTTTTCAATTCTCTTGAAAAAGGTTTAAGTCAGCCAATCGACTATCCTGCAATCGGAACCGGTGTATTCGCCTTTCCGCAATTAGCCCAAGCTGGGGTTAATCCTGATAGCGTTTCTGAAGATAGAGATAATTTTGAAATTGTAGAATATGAACTAAGTCAGAGTAGTTTATATGCTGGGCAAAGAGAACAGGGGCTGCTAACGGTAGTTTATGATAAAGCTAATTATATTGTTGGAGTTAGCGAAATCAGCACAAGTGCAGTAAATGACGTGAATTATTTTGTTCCTATTATTGGATTAAGAATCAGGAAAAACGAATGGCATCGAAATGTCTTGCCAATTTATCCAGCCTTAGCTGATAAGATTGAAGGAATTTTGAGATAG
- the guaB gene encoding IMP dehydrogenase: MSLWETKFAKKGLTFDDVLLIPAESHVLPNEVKLDTKLAPNLQLHIPLISAGMDTVTEGDMAIAMAENGGLGVIHKNLSIEAQVEEVKKAKTKAVDPNLSHPAVDDQGRLLAAAAVGVTSDTFERAEALLEAGADAIVIDTAHGHSAGVLRKIKEIRDHFPKATLIAGNVATGEGTAALFDAGVDVVKVGIGPGSICTTRIVAGVGVPQITAIYDAANVAQKYGKKIIADGGIKYSGDVVKALAAGGNAVMLGSMFSGTTEAPGTIFTNEGKKFKSYRGMGSVGAMSQQHGSSDRYFQGGVNEANKLVPEGVEALVPYKGDVSNIIYQIDGGLRAGMGYVGAGTIEELIENSQFVQITNAGLRESHPHDVQMAKEAPNYGGSDL, encoded by the coding sequence ATGAGTTTGTGGGAAACAAAATTTGCCAAAAAAGGATTAACTTTTGATGATGTACTTTTAATTCCAGCTGAAAGTCATGTGCTGCCTAATGAAGTTAAACTTGATACAAAATTAGCGCCTAATCTTCAACTTCACATTCCACTTATTTCTGCTGGAATGGACACTGTTACTGAAGGTGATATGGCAATTGCCATGGCTGAAAATGGTGGTTTAGGGGTTATTCACAAGAACCTTTCAATCGAAGCCCAGGTTGAAGAGGTTAAAAAGGCTAAAACTAAAGCTGTTGATCCTAACTTATCTCACCCTGCAGTTGATGATCAAGGTCGCCTTTTAGCTGCCGCAGCTGTTGGCGTCACAAGTGATACTTTTGAACGTGCTGAAGCCTTACTTGAAGCAGGTGCTGACGCAATTGTTATTGATACTGCACACGGTCACTCTGCTGGTGTTCTACGTAAAATCAAGGAAATTCGCGATCACTTTCCTAAAGCTACTCTGATTGCAGGAAATGTTGCTACTGGCGAAGGAACTGCTGCCTTATTTGACGCTGGCGTTGATGTTGTTAAGGTCGGAATTGGACCTGGTTCAATTTGTACTACTCGTATTGTTGCTGGTGTCGGTGTTCCTCAAATTACTGCTATTTATGATGCTGCTAATGTTGCTCAAAAATACGGCAAGAAGATCATTGCCGACGGCGGAATTAAGTACTCTGGTGACGTGGTTAAAGCTTTAGCTGCTGGTGGAAATGCAGTAATGCTAGGTTCAATGTTCTCAGGTACTACTGAAGCACCTGGTACAATTTTCACAAATGAAGGTAAAAAATTTAAGTCTTACCGCGGTATGGGTTCAGTAGGAGCAATGTCACAACAACATGGCTCTTCTGACCGCTACTTCCAAGGCGGAGTTAACGAAGCAAACAAGTTAGTTCCTGAAGGTGTTGAAGCTTTAGTTCCTTATAAAGGTGACGTTTCAAATATTATCTACCAAATTGACGGTGGTTTACGTGCTGGTATGGGCTACGTCGGTGCTGGTACAATCGAAGAATTGATTGAAAACAGTCAATTTGTTCAAATTACTAACGCTGGCCTTCGCGAATCTCACCCACATGATGTTCAAATGGCTAAAGAAGCTCCTAACTACGGTGGAAGCGACTTGTAA
- a CDS encoding SGNH/GDSL hydrolase family protein, with amino-acid sequence MKLLLTGDSIIARSENHSIPELNFQLQKILSCDIYNTAISGINSGGLALSLPSLVFNQPKCNYLIILVGTNDLATHKQVPLRQFEKNLDLIASSIIWLYYPEKVIFITPPAVDENKQRVRSNRLVMEYSNIVKKVASEYKFSVIDLASKMQENINFPEIFNGKKNDGLHFGVNGYKLLANLIVKKINQISN; translated from the coding sequence ATGAAATTACTTCTAACTGGGGACAGCATTATTGCCCGCTCTGAAAACCACTCAATTCCAGAACTCAATTTTCAGCTACAAAAAATTCTTTCTTGTGATATTTATAACACTGCAATATCAGGAATTAATTCTGGCGGTCTTGCCCTTTCCCTACCTAGCCTGGTCTTTAATCAGCCTAAGTGTAATTATCTAATTATTTTAGTTGGCACTAATGACTTAGCAACGCATAAGCAAGTCCCTCTTCGTCAATTTGAAAAAAATTTAGATTTAATTGCTTCAAGCATTATTTGGCTTTATTATCCAGAAAAAGTTATCTTTATCACACCACCAGCAGTTGATGAAAATAAACAAAGAGTAAGAAGCAACCGCTTAGTTATGGAATACAGCAATATAGTTAAAAAAGTAGCTAGCGAATATAAATTTTCTGTTATTGATCTTGCCAGTAAAATGCAAGAAAATATAAACTTTCCCGAAATTTTCAACGGAAAAAAGAATGATGGTCTTCACTTCGGCGTCAATGGTTATAAGTTACTAGCCAATCTAATTGTTAAAAAAATAAATCAAATTTCCAATTGA
- a CDS encoding D-2-hydroxyacid dehydrogenase produces the protein MTKIFAYAIRKDEEPFLNEWKDAHKDVEVEYTDKLLTPETAKLAKGADGVVVYQQLDYTPETLQALADAGVTKMSLRNVGVDNIDMDEAKELGFEITNVPVYSPDAIAEHAAIQAARVLRQDKRMDEKMAKRDLRWAPTIGREVRDQVVGVVGTGHIGQVFMRIMEGFGAKVIAYDIFKNPELEKKGYYVDSLDDLYKQADVISLHVPDVPANVHMINDKSIAEMKDGVVIVNCSRGPLVDTDAVIRGLDSGKIFGFVMDTYEGEVGVFNKDWEGKEFPDARLADLIDRPNVLVTPHTAFYTTHAVRNMVVKAFDNNLKLINGEKPDSPVALDKNKF, from the coding sequence ATGACAAAGATTTTTGCTTACGCTATTCGTAAAGATGAAGAACCTTTCTTAAACGAATGGAAAGATGCTCACAAGGATGTTGAAGTTGAATACACTGACAAGCTTTTGACTCCTGAAACTGCTAAGTTAGCTAAGGGTGCTGACGGTGTTGTTGTTTACCAACAATTAGACTACACTCCTGAAACTCTTCAAGCTTTAGCTGATGCTGGCGTAACTAAGATGTCATTACGTAACGTTGGTGTTGACAACATTGACATGGACGAAGCTAAGGAATTAGGCTTTGAAATCACTAACGTTCCTGTATACTCTCCTGACGCAATTGCTGAACATGCTGCAATCCAAGCTGCTCGTGTACTACGTCAAGACAAGCGTATGGATGAAAAGATGGCTAAGCGCGACTTACGCTGGGCACCTACTATTGGTCGTGAAGTTCGTGACCAAGTTGTTGGTGTTGTTGGTACTGGTCACATTGGTCAAGTATTTATGAGAATTATGGAAGGTTTCGGCGCAAAGGTTATTGCTTACGATATCTTCAAGAACCCAGAACTTGAAAAGAAGGGTTACTACGTTGACTCACTTGATGACTTATACAAGCAAGCTGATGTAATTTCACTTCACGTACCAGATGTTCCAGCTAACGTTCACATGATCAACGACAAGTCAATCGCTGAAATGAAAGATGGCGTTGTAATTGTAAACTGCTCACGTGGTCCACTTGTTGACACTGATGCTGTTATCCGTGGTTTAGACTCAGGTAAGATCTTTGGTTTCGTAATGGACACTTACGAAGGCGAAGTTGGCGTATTTAACAAGGATTGGGAAGGCAAAGAATTCCCAGATGCTCGTTTAGCTGACTTAATTGATCGTCCAAATGTTTTAGTAACTCCACATACTGCTTTCTACACTACTCACGCAGTACGTAACATGGTTGTTAAGGCATTTGACAACAACTTGAAGTTAATCAACGGTGAAAAGCCTGATTCACCAGTTGCTTTAGACAAGAACAAGTTCTAA
- a CDS encoding mucin-binding protein yields MSVVVKYIDLDNNSAELASSEELNGKAGERINYHTAEEVQKLTAAGYVLINNSFDPNNEVHFFDETSQEYKLTFKHGQEEVTAKNLKYDCQLNDVQLKGKQVVHYTGLEKDIPDNVVEVTFNRKIIYDKVTKQKVSLSAWQPEKYYLPLVATPAVLDYTPDKAVIGGEAVTVQKPKHEYVVTYLPNKKNARRQKAEIKFIDIDDSNQELASSGKLKGKPGKEISYSTTEILKELTDKGYEVVTNDFDSNDQKPVFGNSRDYIQTFIIALRHKKQAVNSDHLSSEIDHRLYEKEVHRRITFSGLNGQQLDDIVQTAVLKRSLTMDMVTKKIIPGEYTSQWQSTETYPSVAVPVVAGYHTKTKEVVACPVIEKDISEEVKYYANGYLIPVDANHNKLSEIDKKQLITNSIDPTKAILPKLELENVVLKPIKEVKIEDPGRDYEVPYLLVHKYIAVDEKHPKKEVSPAYYRRIVTARVHYQGAGALTPADAEQTVTWTRTVTYDEVSREIIDNGMYTTKWLADKDIFEATPTPVIKGFCADIGLIGEHPVTETDLMATVTYAPVGKMIPIDEHGNEIKNAMRSPYINDPYDPVRVLFTEEVPEVQGYAPVNNTISVNDPFSDTKVTYTLKPRYIPVNSEHPYRPIKPTMYSVPVKETVKYQGAGEQTPTARLQAARWTRTLTADENTSELIDNGKYTTAWKVDKNHYAAVKTPVIDGYHADKNIIEAKEVKKADLNFSVVYQANGRIVPVDAKDNSLVGVEQPSYVTDPEDATKVLPKQGVPRILNYVPEQEVITVGDAGEDTRVKYYTFSEWSELKAKKKAEQKHKNLKTKKPIENKDEQEKKEKVEEKPLKSAEEEKKSEKKDTGLKAMFSWLK; encoded by the coding sequence ATGTCAGTTGTTGTGAAATATATAGATTTAGATAATAATTCAGCTGAATTGGCAAGTTCAGAAGAATTGAATGGAAAAGCAGGAGAAAGAATTAACTATCATACAGCAGAAGAAGTCCAAAAGCTAACAGCTGCTGGTTATGTATTGATTAATAATTCGTTTGATCCAAATAATGAAGTACATTTTTTTGATGAAACTTCTCAAGAATACAAGCTCACTTTTAAACATGGTCAAGAAGAAGTAACTGCTAAGAATCTAAAATATGATTGTCAATTAAATGATGTACAACTTAAAGGAAAGCAAGTAGTTCATTATACAGGCCTTGAAAAAGATATTCCTGACAATGTAGTTGAAGTCACTTTTAATAGGAAAATTATTTACGACAAAGTTACTAAGCAGAAAGTTTCACTTAGTGCCTGGCAACCAGAAAAGTATTATTTGCCTTTAGTTGCTACTCCTGCCGTTTTAGATTACACGCCAGATAAAGCGGTAATTGGCGGAGAAGCTGTTACAGTTCAAAAACCTAAGCATGAGTATGTCGTTACTTATTTGCCTAATAAGAAAAATGCTAGAAGGCAGAAGGCTGAAATCAAGTTTATTGATATTGATGATAGTAATCAAGAATTAGCTAGCTCTGGCAAATTAAAAGGTAAACCCGGCAAAGAAATTTCTTACAGTACGACAGAAATTTTGAAAGAACTGACAGATAAAGGATATGAAGTCGTTACTAATGACTTTGATTCTAATGACCAGAAGCCTGTCTTTGGAAATAGTAGAGATTACATTCAAACCTTTATTATTGCTTTAAGACATAAAAAGCAAGCCGTTAATTCTGATCATCTTTCTTCCGAAATTGACCATCGTCTTTATGAAAAAGAAGTACATCGCCGAATTACCTTTTCAGGTTTAAACGGTCAACAGTTAGATGATATAGTTCAAACTGCTGTCTTAAAACGTAGTCTAACAATGGACATGGTTACTAAAAAAATTATCCCAGGCGAATACACTAGTCAGTGGCAAAGCACAGAAACATATCCTTCAGTGGCCGTTCCCGTTGTTGCAGGATATCATACTAAAACTAAAGAAGTAGTAGCTTGTCCCGTAATAGAAAAAGACATAAGTGAAGAAGTTAAGTATTATGCAAATGGTTATTTGATTCCAGTTGATGCAAATCATAATAAGCTTTCTGAAATAGATAAGAAGCAATTAATTACTAATTCTATTGATCCAACGAAAGCAATTCTCCCTAAATTAGAGCTTGAAAATGTCGTCTTAAAGCCAATTAAAGAGGTAAAAATTGAAGATCCGGGGCGAGATTATGAGGTTCCATACTTATTAGTTCATAAATATATTGCCGTTGATGAGAAGCATCCTAAAAAGGAAGTAAGTCCAGCATATTATAGAAGAATTGTGACAGCTCGCGTTCATTATCAAGGTGCTGGCGCGTTGACTCCTGCTGACGCAGAACAGACAGTTACCTGGACAAGAACAGTAACCTATGACGAAGTAAGTAGAGAAATCATTGATAATGGAATGTACACGACAAAATGGTTAGCTGATAAAGATATCTTTGAAGCAACCCCTACGCCAGTTATTAAGGGCTTTTGCGCTGATATTGGCTTAATTGGCGAACATCCAGTTACAGAAACAGACTTGATGGCGACTGTTACTTATGCGCCAGTTGGAAAAATGATCCCAATTGATGAACATGGAAATGAAATAAAAAATGCCATGCGATCACCATATATTAATGATCCATATGATCCAGTACGGGTACTTTTTACCGAGGAAGTTCCAGAAGTACAAGGATATGCTCCGGTTAACAATACAATTTCGGTTAATGATCCATTTTCCGATACCAAGGTAACTTATACCTTGAAGCCCCGTTATATTCCAGTGAATAGTGAACACCCATATCGCCCGATCAAGCCAACGATGTATAGTGTGCCAGTTAAGGAAACAGTCAAATATCAGGGAGCAGGAGAGCAAACACCAACGGCTCGTTTGCAAGCTGCACGATGGACTAGAACATTAACAGCCGATGAAAATACCAGTGAATTAATAGACAATGGTAAATATACAACAGCTTGGAAAGTTGATAAGAATCACTATGCTGCAGTAAAAACGCCGGTAATTGATGGCTATCATGCTGATAAGAATATTATTGAAGCAAAAGAAGTTAAAAAAGCTGATCTTAATTTTTCTGTAGTTTATCAAGCTAATGGACGTATAGTACCAGTGGATGCAAAAGACAATTCGTTAGTTGGTGTTGAGCAACCATCATATGTAACTGATCCAGAAGATGCAACAAAGGTATTACCAAAACAAGGTGTACCTAGAATTTTGAATTATGTACCAGAACAAGAAGTGATTACGGTAGGAGATGCAGGAGAAGATACACGAGTTAAATATTACACATTTAGCGAATGGAGTGAATTAAAAGCTAAGAAAAAGGCTGAACAAAAACATAAAAATTTAAAAACAAAGAAACCGATTGAAAATAAAGATGAGCAAGAAAAGAAGGAAAAAGTAGAAGAAAAGCCATTAAAATCGGCTGAAGAAGAGAAGAAATCTGAGAAAAAAGATACCGGGTTGAAAGCTATGTTTTCTTGGCTTAAGTAG